Below is a genomic region from Clostridia bacterium.
CCGGCTCCAGATCGAACCTGGGCGCTACTCCCTGCTCCAGCCGGGCCAGATAGCCGGCCCGCAGCCTTTCCAGGACTTCGCCCGTGGCCACGAAGACCTCCCAGGGCTGGGTGTTGGCCCAAGAGGGTGCCTGGTTGGCCGCCTCCAGAATCCGCATCACGGTATCCTTGTCCACCGGATCGGGCCGAAAGGCCCGGATAGTTCGCCGGGAAAGAATGGCCTCGACGACGTTCACGGCTTTCCTCCTCCCGGTTGCCGTCCTTTGACGGCGTTCGTCGGCTTCGCTCCTTACTGCCTTAATAATAAGATAAATCCTTCAAGGGGTCTTGTCAAGCTTTTCCTATTCGATTCGGGGTCATGCTCGGTTCGTCGGGCGTTTTCGGGCCGAGGGGCCCGGGTCGCGCGGGCTACTGCTCTTGCGGGGAGCCGGCGGGAGGGTGCCGGGGCGCGTGAACGATGGTCAGGCTGTTTACTACCAGTTCCTCTTCGGACACCAGCTTGCCGTCGGCGTAGCGGCGGTGGCGGATTTCCGCCCGGGGCACGTAGGCGGAAACCTCGTGGGGCAGGTCGCGAACGATCCGGCGCCGCAGGAGCAGGCACACCTCCCCCACCCGGATGGCCACCTCGTCCCAGTTGGCCTCCCCGCCCGGCTCCGGCACCGCCACGCCCACCGGGGGCTGCGGGGACCGGTCTCGCCGCCGGCCGGCCTGTTTCCTCCACCAGCCCACAGCCGCACCTCCCCGCTGGATTAATATGCCAGCCCGGCGGGAACGGTGCCCTCCCGTGTCGACAGCACCGGACCCCAGCTCGCGGCGGCCGCAGGCCGGCTCCGTCATCCCCTTCTCATGCCTGCCCCGCCGGCCGAGTGAAAGCAAGGCCGGCCAGGCGGATCTACCGCCGGAAATAGGCGGGGCGGATGTCGACCCGGCGCAGGCGGTTGGCGTTGGTCACCACCGTTACCGAAGAAACCGCCATGGCCGCCTCGGCCAAGAGCGGGTGCATCCAGCCGACGACCGCCAGGGGGATCATTATTAGGTTGTAGAAGAAGGCCCAGAAGAGGTTCTGCTTGATCTTGCGGAAGGCCGCCCGGCTAAGGTTTAAGGCCTCCACCACCCCGGAAAGCTCTCCCCGGACCAGGGTCACCTCCCCGGCTTCGATGGCCACGTCCGTGCCGGTGCCGAGGGCAATGCCCACCTCCGCCTGGGCTAAGGCGGGGGCGTCGTTAATGCCGTCGCCCACAAAGGCCACCGGGCCCAACTCCTCCCGCAGCTTCCTTATCTCCGCCACCTTGCCGTCCGGCAGCACCTCCGCCACTACCCGCTCGATCCCCAGGCGGCGGGCCACGGCCTCGGCGGTACGCCGGTTATCGCCGGTGACCAGGGCCGCGGCCAGGCCCAGGCGGCGCAGCTCGGCCACCGCGGCGGCGGCGTCTTCCTTCAAGGTATCGGCCAGCGCCACCAGGCCCAGCGCCCGCGGCTGCGGGTCCAGGTCCGCCACAAACAGCACCGTCTTTCCCTCGGCCTCCAGAGCCTCCGCCCGGGGCAGGAGCTCGCCAACCTCCACTCCCTGCTCTTCCAGAAACGGCCGGGAGCCCACCACTACCCGGCGATCCTCCAGGCGGGCCGCCACGCCCTTGCCGGGAAAGGCCCGGAATTCGGTGGGCTCGGACAGGCTGAGCCCCTCAGAATGGGCCCGCCTCACCACCGCCCGGCCCAGGGGGTGCTCGCTACCACCCTCGGCCGAGGCGGCGAGACGCAAGAGGGAGGCCTCGTCCCCGCCCGGCAGGGGAACCAGGTCCGTCACCTCGGGCTCGCCCCGGGTGAGGGTGCCGGTCTTGTCGAAGACCACCGCCTTAACCCCCTTGAGGGCCTGGAGGGCGGCCCCGGAGCGAAAGAGTATGCCGTGCTGCGCCCCCAGCCCCGTGGCCACCAAGAGCGTCGTGGGGGTGGCCAGGCCCAGGGCGCAGGGGCAGGCGATGACCAGCACCGCCACCGCCGCTACTACCGCTAAAGTTACCGTGCCCAGACTCGGGTTGACCCAGGGAAGAAAGGCCCCCGCCCGGGCAAACCAGGACATGCCCTGGGGAAAGGCCAGCCAGAGAACCAGCGTGGCCGCCGCCAGCATCAGCACCACGGGGACGAAAACCCCGGTTATGCGGTCGGCCAGCTCCTGCACCGGCACCTTGGAGCCCTGGGCTTCCTCCACCAGCCGGATCACCTGGGCCACGAAGGTATCCCGGCCCACCCGCGTGGCCCGCACCTTAAGCAGCCCCTCCCGGTTGATGGTGGCGCCGATGACTTCATCCCCCGGCTTTTTGTAGACCGGTAAGGGCTCGCCGGTGGCCATGGATTCGTCCACCGCGCCCTCGCCCTCCGCCACCACCCCGTCGGTGGGGATCTTCTCCCCCGGCCGCACTACCATAAGATCGCCCACCGCCACCGCTTCCACGGGCACTTCCACTTCCGACCCGTTGCGGAGCACCCGGGCGGTCTTGGCCCCGACCTCCAGCAGCCGGCGGATGGCCTGGGAGGAGCGGCCTTTGGCCACCTCTTCCACGTAGCGGCCGGTGAGGTGGAAGGCCATGATCATGGCCGCCACCCCGGCGTAGCTGGCCACGGGGAAGAAGAAAGAGGCCGGACCGGTCAGCCAGGATACCAACGTGCCC
It encodes:
- a CDS encoding copper-translocating P-type ATPase, with the protein product MDTLIALGTLVSWLTGPASFFFPVASYAGVAAMIMAFHLTGRYVEEVAKGRSSQAIRRLLEVGAKTARVLRNGSEVEVPVEAVAVGDLMVVRPGEKIPTDGVVAEGEGAVDESMATGEPLPVYKKPGDEVIGATINREGLLKVRATRVGRDTFVAQVIRLVEEAQGSKVPVQELADRITGVFVPVVLMLAAATLVLWLAFPQGMSWFARAGAFLPWVNPSLGTVTLAVVAAVAVLVIACPCALGLATPTTLLVATGLGAQHGILFRSGAALQALKGVKAVVFDKTGTLTRGEPEVTDLVPLPGGDEASLLRLAASAEGGSEHPLGRAVVRRAHSEGLSLSEPTEFRAFPGKGVAARLEDRRVVVGSRPFLEEQGVEVGELLPRAEALEAEGKTVLFVADLDPQPRALGLVALADTLKEDAAAAVAELRRLGLAAALVTGDNRRTAEAVARRLGIERVVAEVLPDGKVAEIRKLREELGPVAFVGDGINDAPALAQAEVGIALGTGTDVAIEAGEVTLVRGELSGVVEALNLSRAAFRKIKQNLFWAFFYNLIMIPLAVVGWMHPLLAEAAMAVSSVTVVTNANRLRRVDIRPAYFRR